A window of the Trichoderma asperellum chromosome 6, complete sequence genome harbors these coding sequences:
- a CDS encoding uncharacterized protein (BUSCO:EOG092D2ZQ2), with amino-acid sequence MSALSSQQYTPTEEAEIQQWLTTSERLKSADNKSEILETLNGHLSSRTTLLGSKPSKADVAIYETLAPLVAKWTPEERTGEKGFPNIVRHVDFVQNAAVFGLELKDEQKVTVNQDEVLYVKPPVDAKAEKERLKKEKAAAAAAAGGEATLADRTKEKAKEVKEKAKEVVGDAKAAVAGAAGGDKPKKEKKEKAAKPQKAPAAAAPLSPSLIDLRVGHILKAINHPDADSLFVSTIAMGDPAGEDTSEYEGQICRTVCSGLNGLIPLEEMQGRKVVVVANLKPVKMRGIKSCAMVLAASPKLKEGEVDDHKGPVELVTPPEGSKAGERVYFEGWKGEPEGVLNPKKKIWEMFQPGFTTTDGLEVAFDASVVEQLGKTEVGKLVTESGGVCTVKTLKGAVVR; translated from the coding sequence ATGTCCGCCCTCAGCTCCCAGCAGTACACTCCCACCGAGGAGGCCGAGATCCAGCAGTGGCTCACCACCTCCGAGCGCCTCAAGTCCGCCGACAACAAGTCCGAGATCCTCGAGACCCTCAATGGCCACCTGTCCAGCCGCACGACGCTCCTCGGCAGCAAGCCCAGCAAGGCTGATGTCGCCATCTACGAGACCCTCGCTCCCCTCGTTGCCAAGTGGACTCCCGAGGAGCGTACCGGCGAGAAGGGCTTCCCTAACATTGTCCGCCACGTTGATTTCGTCCAGAACGCCGCCGTCTTCGGCCTGGAGCTGAAGGACGAGCAAAAGGTCACGGTTAACCAGGATGAGGTCTTGTATGTCAAGCCTCCCGTTGACGCAAAGGCCGAAAAGGAGCGcctcaagaaggagaaggctgctgctgccgccgctgccggagGCGAGGCTACTCTTGCCGACCGCACCaaggaaaaggccaaggaggtcaaggagaaggccaaggaggtcGTTGGCGACGCCAAGGCCGCTGTGGccggtgctgctggcggcgacaagcccaagaaggagaagaaggagaaggccgCCAAGCCCCAGAAGGCccccgctgccgctgctcctctGTCCCCCAGCCTGATCGACCTTCGTGTTGGTCACatcctcaaggccatcaaccATCCCGATGCCGACTCCCTCTTCGTTTCCACCATTGCCATGGGTGACCCCGCTGGCGAAGACACCTCCGAGTACGAGGGCCAGATCTGCCGAACCGTCTGCTCCGGCCTCAACGGCCTTATTCCCCTCGAGGAGATGCAGGGCCGCAAGGTCGTCGTTGTGGCCAACCTTAAGCCCGTCAAGATGCGAGGCATCAAGTCGTGCGCCATGGTCCTCGCCGCCTCGCCCAAACTCAAGGAGGGCGAGGTTGACGACCACAAGGGCCCCGTTGAGCTGGTCACTCCTCCCGAAGGCTCCAAGGCCGGTGAGCGAGTCTACTTTGAGGGATGGAAGGGCGAGCCCGAGGGTGTTCTCaaccccaagaagaagatttgggAGATGTTCCAGCCTGGAttcaccaccaccgacgGCCTTGAGGTTGCTTTCGACGCCAGTGTCGTTGAGCAGCTGGGCAAGACTGAGGTTGGCAAGCTGGTCACTGAGAGCGGTGGTGTCTGCACAGTCAAGACTTTGAAGGGTGCTGTTGTTCGATAA